A genomic stretch from Neomonachus schauinslandi chromosome 16, ASM220157v2, whole genome shotgun sequence includes:
- the FOXA3 gene encoding hepatocyte nuclear factor 3-gamma produces the protein MLGSVKMEAHDLAEWSYYPEAGEVYSPVTPVPTMAPLNSYMSLNPLSAPYPPGGLPASPLPSGPLAPPAPAAPLGPTFPGLGASGGGGSGSGYGGPGPGLVHGKEMPKGYRRPLAHAKPPYSYISLITMAIQQAPGKMLTLSEIYQWIMDLFPYYRENQQRWQNSIRHSLSFNDCFVKVARSPDKPGKGSYWALHPSSGNMFENGCYLRRQKRFKLEEKVKKGAGGTSTSRNSAGAAASAAAPAATVTSPPQPQPPPPEPEAQGGEDVGALDCGSPPSSTPYFTGLELPGELKLDAPYNFNHPFSINNLMSEQTPAPPKLDVGFGGYGAEGGEPGVYYQGVYSRSLLNAS, from the exons ATGCTGGGCTCGGTGAAGATGGAGGCCCATGACCTGGCCGAGTGGAGCTACTACCCGGAGGCGGGCGAG GTCTACTCGCCGGTGACCCCAGTGCCCACCATGGCCCCCCTCAACTCCTACATGAGCCTGAACCCTCTGAGTGCTCCCTACCCCCCTGGGGGGCTCCCTGCCTCTCCGCTGCCCTCAGGACCCCTGGCGCCCCCAGCCCCCGCAGCACCCCTGGGGCCCACCTTCCCAGGCCTGGGTGCCAGTGGTGGTGGAGGCAGCGGCTCAGGGTATGGGGGCCCGGGCCCGGGGCTGGTGCACGGGAAGGAGATGCCGAAAGGCTACCGGCGGCCACTGGCCCATGCCAAGCCGCCATATTCCTACATCTCGCTCATCACCATGGCCATCCAGCAGGCGCCGGGCAAGATGCTGACCCTGAGCGAGATCTACCAGTGGATCATGGACCTCTTCCCCTACTACCGGGAGAACCAGCAACGCTGGCAGAACTCCATCCGCCACTCACTGTCTTTCAACGACTGCTTTGTCAAGGTGGCGCGCTCCCCAGACAAGCCGGGCAAGGGCTCCTACTGGGCCCTGCACCCCAGCTCAGGGAACATGTTTGAGAATGGCTGTTACCTGCGCCGCCAGAAGCGCTTCAAGCTGGAGGAGAAGGTGAAGAAAGGGGCTGGCGGGACCTCCACCTCCAGGAACAGTGCAGGGGCGGCTGCCTCGGCCGCCGCCCCTGCCGCCACGGTCACCtctcccccacagccccagcctcCGCCCCCTGAGCCGGAGGCCCAGGGCGGGGAAGACGTGGGGGCTCTGGACTGTGGCTCACCCCCTTCCTCCACACCCTATTTCACTGGCCTGGAGCTCCCCGGGGAGCTGAAGCTGGATGCCCCCTACAACTTCAACCACCCTTTCTCCATCAACAACCTGATGTCGGAACAGACACCAGCACCTCCTAAACTGGACGTGGGGTTTGGGGGctatggggcagagggaggggagcctggggtcTACTACCAGGGTGTCTATTCCCGCTCTCTGCTTAACGCGTCCTAG
- the IRF2BP1 gene encoding interferon regulatory factor 2-binding protein 1, with translation MASVQASRRQWCYLCDLPKMPWAMVWDFSEAVCRGCVNFEGADRIELLIDAARQLKRSHVLPEGRSPGPPALKHPTTKDLAAAAAQGPQLPPPQAQPQPSGTGGGISGQDRYDRATSSGRLPLPSPALEYTLGSRLANGLGREEAVAEGARRALLGSMPSLVPPGLLAAAVSGLGSRGLTLAPGLSPARPAFGSDFEKEKQQRNADCLAELNEAMRGRAEEWHGRPKAVREQLLALSACAPFNVRFKKDHGLVGRVFAFDATARPPGYEFELKLFTEYPCGSGNVYAGVLAVARQMFHDALREPGKALASSGFKYLEYERRHGSGEWRQLGELLTDGVRSFREPAPAEALPQQYPEPAPAALCGPPPRAPSRNLAPTPRRRKASPEPEGEAAGKMTTEEQQQRHWVAPGGPYSADTPGVPSPIAALKNVAEALGHSPKDPGGGGGPVRAGGASPAASSAAQPPAQHRLVARNGEAEVSPTAGAEAVSGGGGGTGATPGAPLCCTLCRERLEDTHFVQCPSVPGHKFCFPCSREFIKAQGPAGEVYCPSGDKCPLVGSSVPWAFMQGEIATILAGDIKVKKERDP, from the coding sequence ATGGCGTCGGTGCAGGCGTCCCGCCGCCAGTGGTGTTACCTCTGCGACCTGCCCAAGATGCCGTGGGCCATGGTGTGGGACTTCAGCGAGGCGGTGTGCCGCGGCTGCGTGAACTTCGAGGGTGCGGATCGCATCGAGCTGCTCATCGACGCGGCCCGCCAACTCAAGCGCAGCCACGTGCTCCCCGAGGGCCGCTCTCCCGGGCCCCCCGCCCTCAAGCACCCGACCACTAAGGACCTGGCTGCGGCCGCTGCACAGGGGCCTCAGTTACCGCCTCcgcaggcccagccccagccgtCGGGAACAGGCGGTGGCATCTCTGGCCAGGACCGCTATGACAGGGCCACATCGTCGGgccgcctccccctgccctcGCCCGCCCTGGAGTACACCCTGGGGTCCCGCCTGGCTAATGGGCTGGGCCGCGAGGAGGCCGTGGCGGAGGGGGCGCGGAGGGCCCTgcttggctccatgcccagcttggtgCCCCCTGGGCTGCTGGCAGCTGCGGTGTCTGGCCTGGGAAGCCGAGGCCTGACGCTGGCACCCGGCTTGAGTCCTGCCCGTCCGGCGTTTGGCTCGGATTTCgagaaagagaagcagcagaggaatGCGGACTGTCTGGCAGAACTGAACGAGGCCATGCGTGGCCGGGCGGAGGAGTGGCACGGGCGCCCCAAAGCTGTGCGGGAGCAGCTCCTGGCGCTGTCTGCCTGCGCCCCCTTCAATGTCCGCTTCAAGAAGGATCACGGGCTGGTGGGGCGGGTGTTCGCTTTTGATGCCACTGCCCGCCCGCCGGGCTACGAGTTCGAGCTGAAGCTTTTTACCGAATACCCCTGTGGTTCTGGCAACGTGTACGCAGGAGTCCTGGCCGTGGCTCGCCAGATGTTTCATGATGCTCTGCGGGAGCCGGGCAAGGCTCTGGCCTCCTCAGGCTTCAAGTACCTCGAGTATGAGCGGAGGCACGGCTCCGGGGAATGGCGCCAGCTGGGGGAGCTGCTAACCGACGGTGTCCGCAGCTTCCGAGAGCCAGCTCCGGCTGAGGCCCTGCCCCAGCAGTACCCAGAGCCAGCCCCTGCAGCTCTCTGTGGCCCACCCCCGCGAGCCCCATCCCGGAACCTGGCGCCCACGCCACGCCGTCGCAAGGCGTCCCCTGAGCCCGAGGGTGAGGCGGCTGGGAAGATGACCACCGAGGAACAGCAGCAGCGGCACTGGGTAGCACCCGGTGGCCCGTACTCCGCGGACACCCCTGGGGTGCCCTCACCCATCGCCGCGCTGAAGAATGTGGCCGAGGCCCTGGGCCACTCCCCCAAGGaccctggcgggggtgggggccccGTGCGCGCTGGGGGTGCCAGCCCCGCCGCCTCCTCAgcagcccagcctcctgcccagcaTCGTCTAGTGGCCCGCAACGGTGAGGCAGAAGTCAGCCCCACAGCAGGGGCAGAAGCTGTTAGCGGGGGTGGTGGCGGCACCGGGGCGACCCCTGGGGCACCCCTGTGCTGTACCCTGTGCCGGGAGCGGCTGGAAGACACCCACTTCGTCCAGTGCCCCTCAGTGCCCGGACACAAGTTCTGCTTTCCCTGCTCACGGGAATTCATCAAGGCACAGGGCCCTGCTGGGGAGGTGTACTGCCCCAGTGGAGACAAGTGCCCCCTGGTGGGCTCCTCTGTCCCCTGGGCCTTCATGCAGGGCGAGATCGCCACTATCCTTGCTGGAGACATCAAGGTTAAGAAAGAACGGGACCCCTAG